From the genome of Leptospira andrefontaineae, one region includes:
- the msrB gene encoding peptide-methionine (R)-S-oxide reductase MsrB, translating to MKYEVQKSEEEWKKVLSPDQYRIIREKGTERAFTGEYYYNKEKGKYLCAACGAELFSSDTKYESGSGWPSFYKPAAEKSVQSETDTSHGMTRTEVLCSRCGGHLGHVFPDGPEPTGLRYCINSASLKFKKD from the coding sequence ATGAAATACGAAGTACAGAAGTCAGAGGAAGAATGGAAAAAAGTCTTAAGCCCTGACCAATATCGGATCATTAGAGAAAAAGGAACAGAAAGAGCATTTACCGGAGAATATTATTATAATAAAGAAAAAGGAAAATACCTTTGTGCTGCCTGCGGTGCTGAGTTATTTAGCTCGGATACAAAGTACGAATCCGGAAGCGGATGGCCTTCTTTTTATAAACCTGCTGCAGAAAAGTCCGTCCAATCCGAAACAGATACAAGTCACGGTATGACCCGTACAGAAGTTCTATGCTCCAGATGCGGAGGGCATTTAGGACATGTATTTCCTGATGGTCCTGAACCGACTGGGCTCAGATATTGTATCAATTCCGCTTCTTTAAAATTTAAAAAAGATTAA
- a CDS encoding acyl-CoA dehydrogenase family protein: MIQGNYFQDNTDLQTHFDNLIDWKEIVAAYEGDFHDAAKYKQTNDDRFAYAPSTVQEAIDYYKSTVDALGEIMGDFVAPRSKEMDQTGLKYENGKVTFPKAQEECYKTLKDAGLMPISISRKYGGLGLPATVQSMMCEIAARADAAFCLAYGNINIVEIMERFASDEMCNEWLPQIAAGKFSAAMALTEPNYGSDLPNVQTRATQEADGTWKINGAKRFITHACGYVDSPSVILTLARTGSPESGARGLSFFLVQGKDVHVAGIEHKMGLHCSPTCEVVFENSPGVLIGKTGYGLVKYSMGMMNAARLTIATQSLGIGTAAYFEAKKYASERIQFGKPIEKIPAVRKILDKMEREILATRCLVSETGRAIDLYHWRKERMLKEEGKSERDVNQDETIRRWEKLADLFTPMSKYYASEGCVALASDAIQIHGGSGYTEDYDVARIYRDSRITTIYEGTTQLQIVAAIGGVVSGMATSGQLRAYAEEEMSKFSPSTDIRSLWEKLEQAVHSYKSIGDGFTKDELAFETVEIAARFVAGMLLEKSIGQVDGDLKKQRTKHSQDYNIDSLAIAEGNLLRLERANRQTAAAV; encoded by the coding sequence ATGATTCAAGGAAACTACTTCCAGGATAATACCGACTTACAAACTCATTTTGATAATCTTATAGATTGGAAGGAGATCGTAGCAGCATACGAAGGCGATTTCCACGATGCGGCCAAATACAAGCAGACTAACGACGACAGATTTGCATATGCACCTTCTACAGTGCAAGAAGCGATAGATTATTATAAATCTACTGTGGATGCTTTGGGAGAAATTATGGGAGATTTTGTAGCTCCTCGTAGCAAGGAAATGGACCAAACAGGTTTAAAATACGAGAACGGCAAAGTCACATTCCCAAAAGCACAAGAAGAATGTTATAAAACTTTAAAGGATGCAGGACTTATGCCTATATCCATCTCCAGAAAATATGGAGGTTTAGGTTTACCTGCAACTGTACAATCCATGATGTGCGAGATAGCTGCCAGAGCGGATGCGGCATTCTGCCTAGCATATGGAAATATTAATATAGTCGAGATCATGGAAAGATTCGCATCCGACGAAATGTGCAACGAATGGTTGCCTCAAATCGCCGCAGGAAAATTCAGCGCCGCTATGGCTTTAACCGAGCCTAATTATGGTTCGGATCTTCCCAATGTGCAAACTCGCGCAACTCAAGAGGCTGATGGAACTTGGAAAATTAACGGAGCAAAACGTTTTATCACTCATGCTTGCGGTTATGTGGATTCTCCTTCCGTAATTCTTACGTTAGCCAGAACCGGAAGTCCTGAAAGTGGGGCAAGAGGTCTTTCTTTCTTCTTAGTACAAGGTAAAGACGTTCACGTTGCAGGAATAGAACATAAAATGGGACTACATTGTTCTCCTACCTGCGAAGTTGTTTTTGAAAACTCTCCTGGGGTATTGATCGGAAAAACTGGTTACGGTTTAGTAAAATATTCTATGGGAATGATGAACGCTGCAAGGCTTACGATTGCAACTCAATCTTTAGGAATCGGAACTGCTGCCTATTTCGAAGCAAAAAAATACGCTTCTGAAAGAATACAATTCGGTAAACCGATAGAGAAGATCCCCGCAGTCCGAAAAATTTTGGACAAGATGGAAAGGGAAATTTTAGCCACAAGATGTCTTGTTTCCGAAACAGGAAGAGCAATCGATCTTTATCATTGGAGAAAAGAAAGAATGCTCAAAGAAGAAGGTAAGAGCGAGAGAGATGTAAACCAAGACGAGACAATCCGTCGTTGGGAAAAACTCGCAGACTTATTCACTCCAATGAGTAAATATTACGCTTCCGAAGGTTGTGTGGCTCTTGCATCAGACGCGATCCAGATCCACGGAGGAAGTGGATACACCGAAGATTACGATGTGGCAAGGATCTACAGAGATAGTAGGATCACTACAATTTACGAAGGTACTACTCAATTGCAGATCGTAGCGGCGATCGGCGGTGTAGTTTCCGGAATGGCAACAAGCGGACAACTAAGAGCATATGCGGAAGAAGAAATGTCCAAATTTTCTCCTTCTACAGATATTAGATCTCTTTGGGAAAAATTGGAACAAGCAGTTCATTCTTATAAATCGATAGGAGATGGTTTTACAAAAGACGAACTCGCTTTCGAAACCGTGGAAATCGCTGCAAGATTCGTAGCTGGAATGCTATTAGAAAAATCTATAGGCCAAGTGGACGGGGATCTGAAAAAACAGAGAACCAAACATTCGCAAGATTATAATATAGATTCCTTAGCTATCGCAGAAGGAAATCTATTACGTCTTGAAAGAGCAAATAGGCAAACTGCAGCAGCAGTTTAA
- a CDS encoding esterase/lipase family protein yields MKRDHLTYLPEKGNIRPVIVQHLAEIYHHIYYFFCHILGIFIELPDHTEGYKRPIVCVSGFLGRGLTWTAMRKHLISLGHPVYVVPLGFQTGNIRKKSKILENFLIEKNIKDCYLICHSMGGLIAAGLSYKGRDRVRKIFVVGSPMHGTYMAYLAPIFPCTWQMMPGSKLVKEVVETYSKFHNVQAVFTKGEGIVRPWESATLGHFDDVEIPEYGHLNLYLGPLGIECLGSLVTSEEKKDPLPIKQKPVAKEEVKKEAVSSAPSKKTSSKTAATKKASPAKKKKAKPAPKKAKPKKKR; encoded by the coding sequence ATGAAGAGAGACCATCTTACTTACCTTCCTGAAAAAGGGAATATCCGTCCTGTAATCGTACAACATTTAGCCGAGATCTATCATCATATATATTATTTTTTCTGTCATATCCTGGGGATCTTTATCGAACTTCCGGATCATACCGAGGGATATAAACGTCCTATCGTATGTGTTTCCGGATTTTTAGGAAGAGGCCTGACTTGGACCGCGATGCGCAAACATCTAATCTCCCTTGGGCATCCGGTATATGTGGTTCCACTCGGGTTCCAAACAGGAAATATCCGTAAAAAAAGTAAGATACTTGAGAATTTCCTAATAGAGAAGAATATCAAAGACTGTTATCTGATCTGTCACTCTATGGGAGGACTCATAGCTGCAGGTTTAAGTTATAAAGGAAGAGACCGGGTCCGAAAAATTTTCGTGGTAGGATCTCCTATGCATGGAACTTATATGGCTTACCTCGCTCCAATCTTCCCTTGCACTTGGCAGATGATGCCCGGATCCAAATTAGTGAAGGAAGTTGTAGAAACTTATTCAAAATTTCATAATGTACAAGCAGTCTTTACAAAGGGAGAAGGTATTGTCCGTCCTTGGGAAAGCGCTACCCTCGGCCATTTTGATGATGTAGAGATCCCTGAATACGGGCATCTGAATTTATACTTAGGGCCACTAGGAATAGAGTGTCTCGGTTCCTTAGTCACTTCGGAAGAGAAAAAGGATCCACTTCCAATCAAACAAAAGCCAGTTGCTAAGGAAGAAGTAAAGAAAGAAGCAGTTAGCTCTGCTCCTTCTAAAAAAACATCTTCTAAAACTGCTGCGACTAAGAAAGCAAGCCCAGCTAAAAAGAAAAAAGCTAAGCCAGCCCCTAAAAAAGCAAAACCTAAGAAGAAACGTTAA
- a CDS encoding CASTOR/POLLUX-related putative ion channel — MSKGGGSVFAALMTLFLGAFVLLSLVRILGAFLFPDESIKESGDFLWRVFLQISDAGAVAEDGESNWFNKITGILSVFSGLVLFSSLVAFITNQFDQKIQELRKGKSEVLESNHTLILGFGIRTIEILRELIEANSSESGRAAVILADQDKEEMDDFLSENLEDTKTTKIITRSGLPSHLNSLKKVNASKAKSIIILNPSGSEESEEGKSIGDAKVLKSIMALVALNGESGLPPIVAELHGLENRNIASDLSESVQVMDERSILSKLLVQTSRTSGLAIVYSNLVGFEGNEIYFYKPKNGWRGLNYSEISFRFKESVPFGFRKNNGEIVLNPDPEYSPENEEDAIILAEDDSKIKFDDKPVAVIAALSYPNTTLSQPIDKQLIVGWNSKSKIIVDEYAKFSSPDSEIDLLIHESNEEIKSALAKLKTKYPQIKLRSLIANLSQEGILEKLSPEQYDSVIFLAEEKENIEEVDARTISLLLRFRQYFKKKHQAGGKKAETQLITEIMNSENTELVLETGVKDFLISNQFVSKMMAQVSQEPDVMRVYDSLFDPDGSEIYLKPAFLYFEDFPKRVNFADCMLAAQQRKETCFGIRIVSEETDESKGYGVYLIPDKLEFFTLHESDSLIVLSEDQA; from the coding sequence ATGTCCAAGGGAGGAGGTTCCGTATTTGCGGCGCTGATGACCCTATTCTTAGGAGCATTCGTACTTTTATCTTTAGTACGGATCCTTGGGGCATTCTTATTTCCGGATGAATCCATTAAGGAATCAGGTGATTTCTTATGGAGAGTATTCTTGCAGATCTCCGACGCAGGAGCAGTTGCAGAAGATGGAGAATCCAATTGGTTCAATAAGATTACAGGAATCTTAAGTGTATTTTCAGGTTTAGTCTTATTCTCCAGTTTAGTTGCATTTATCACAAACCAATTCGATCAGAAAATACAAGAACTTAGAAAAGGAAAAAGTGAGGTTTTAGAATCGAATCATACTCTAATCTTAGGATTCGGGATTCGTACGATCGAAATATTAAGAGAATTGATAGAAGCGAACTCTTCCGAATCAGGAAGAGCCGCTGTTATACTTGCCGATCAAGACAAAGAAGAAATGGATGATTTCCTATCCGAAAATCTGGAGGATACTAAGACCACAAAAATTATCACAAGATCCGGATTACCTTCTCATCTTAATTCCTTAAAAAAAGTAAATGCTTCCAAAGCAAAAAGTATCATCATACTAAATCCTTCCGGTTCTGAAGAGTCGGAAGAAGGTAAATCGATCGGAGATGCGAAAGTATTAAAGTCCATCATGGCACTTGTTGCATTAAACGGAGAATCCGGACTTCCTCCTATCGTTGCTGAACTTCATGGATTAGAGAATCGAAATATTGCCTCGGACCTTTCCGAATCTGTTCAGGTAATGGATGAAAGAAGTATTCTTTCTAAATTACTTGTTCAAACGTCCAGGACTTCCGGTCTTGCGATCGTATATTCCAATCTAGTAGGTTTTGAAGGAAATGAGATCTATTTTTATAAACCTAAGAATGGTTGGAGAGGTTTAAACTATTCCGAAATTTCATTTAGATTCAAGGAATCGGTCCCATTTGGTTTTAGAAAAAATAATGGAGAGATCGTATTAAATCCAGATCCTGAGTATTCACCTGAAAATGAAGAAGATGCAATCATTCTTGCTGAAGATGATTCTAAGATCAAATTCGATGATAAACCTGTGGCTGTGATTGCGGCACTTTCTTATCCGAATACTACTTTATCCCAGCCAATTGACAAACAATTGATCGTCGGTTGGAATTCTAAAAGTAAGATTATCGTGGATGAATATGCGAAATTTTCATCTCCCGACTCCGAAATTGATCTTTTAATCCATGAATCCAACGAAGAGATCAAGTCCGCTCTCGCAAAACTGAAGACAAAATATCCGCAGATCAAACTTAGATCCTTGATCGCAAACCTTTCCCAAGAAGGTATTTTGGAAAAACTCTCTCCAGAACAGTATGATTCCGTAATATTCCTAGCCGAGGAGAAAGAGAACATCGAAGAAGTAGACGCAAGGACTATTTCTCTTCTTTTAAGGTTTCGCCAATATTTTAAAAAGAAACACCAAGCAGGGGGAAAGAAGGCGGAAACTCAGTTGATCACTGAGATCATGAATTCTGAAAATACTGAATTAGTTTTGGAAACAGGAGTAAAGGATTTCCTGATCTCAAATCAATTCGTTTCTAAAATGATGGCTCAAGTTTCTCAAGAACCGGATGTAATGAGAGTTTACGATAGCTTATTTGATCCGGATGGAAGCGAGATCTATCTTAAACCTGCATTCTTATATTTCGAAGATTTTCCAAAACGTGTAAATTTTGCGGATTGTATGTTAGCTGCACAACAAAGAAAGGAAACCTGTTTTGGAATACGGATCGTCTCAGAAGAAACAGATGAGTCCAAAGGTTATGGAGTATATCTGATCCCCGATAAATTGGAATTTTTTACATTACACGAATCGGATTCTTTGATCGTTTTATCGGAGGATCAAGCTTAG
- a CDS encoding TolC family protein, whose amino-acid sequence MKFVDTLNNYKKIIFSILACFLVWECASSPEVKVADGVVEDSLKNITGITTQDVEKTIAKDTFGLDDLYILAVERTERIALKNEATEQALAQKDKAFAGFMPTLSYVFNKFYSVPGHTQQPSIVDNYKTYKAIQSGDPLSLLPSSSSGSNLPPTVGAGSRLLLSIPISAGLSSYQDYRASKSLAEQRRLEAKHEAGRMYLEIAQAYFNFLQLEESVKISQEAYELNQDSLQERKRMYAVGRIMRSDLLNSETSLSNAEAVLADAKFQLEQVRITLATMVGYEKPISVAGFKAELEPIPTGMEPEEYLAKRYDVLSAYQSVKVADAQKDKAWVGFAPTIALNNYYSFPYPGQTHSKDVTAQLQITMPLTPFSQMADLKAADSAKKQAKLTASQTRRTATQEIRNAFESFKNSQKILAIYQKAFVSAQETSQSQASGYRSGRNSRIEAIASRIAMLNAEITYRKMLHQHSLNRIALGVAIGEIPHLPGEKKEE is encoded by the coding sequence ATGAAGTTCGTAGATACTCTTAATAATTATAAAAAAATAATATTCTCTATTCTTGCCTGTTTCTTAGTCTGGGAATGTGCTTCCAGTCCGGAAGTGAAGGTTGCAGATGGAGTAGTCGAAGATAGTTTAAAAAATATTACCGGGATCACCACTCAAGATGTGGAGAAAACAATCGCAAAGGATACATTCGGTCTGGACGATCTGTATATTCTCGCGGTAGAACGAACGGAAAGAATTGCCTTAAAGAACGAAGCTACCGAGCAGGCATTAGCTCAGAAGGATAAAGCATTCGCCGGTTTTATGCCTACTCTTTCCTATGTGTTTAACAAATTCTATTCGGTTCCTGGTCATACACAGCAGCCTTCTATTGTAGATAATTATAAAACATATAAGGCGATCCAAAGCGGAGACCCTCTTTCTTTATTACCGTCTTCCAGTTCCGGAAGTAATCTTCCTCCTACAGTGGGGGCGGGTTCTCGTTTGCTACTTAGCATTCCGATCTCTGCGGGACTTTCTTCTTACCAAGATTATAGAGCCTCTAAAAGTTTGGCAGAGCAGAGAAGGTTAGAAGCAAAACATGAAGCAGGAAGAATGTATCTGGAAATTGCACAGGCATACTTCAACTTTTTACAATTGGAAGAAAGTGTTAAAATTTCCCAAGAAGCATACGAGTTGAACCAAGACTCCTTACAGGAAAGAAAAAGAATGTATGCGGTAGGAAGGATCATGAGATCCGATCTTCTGAATTCAGAGACGAGCCTTTCTAATGCCGAAGCAGTTCTTGCAGATGCAAAATTCCAATTAGAACAGGTGCGTATCACATTAGCTACCATGGTGGGTTATGAAAAACCGATCTCTGTCGCAGGATTCAAAGCAGAATTGGAACCGATCCCAACTGGTATGGAACCGGAAGAATATTTAGCAAAAAGATATGATGTTCTTTCTGCGTATCAAAGTGTTAAGGTTGCGGATGCGCAAAAGGACAAGGCCTGGGTGGGTTTTGCTCCTACAATCGCATTAAATAATTATTATTCTTTTCCTTATCCAGGCCAAACACACTCCAAGGATGTCACGGCTCAGTTGCAGATTACAATGCCTTTGACCCCGTTTTCGCAAATGGCAGACCTAAAAGCAGCAGACTCCGCAAAAAAACAGGCGAAATTAACCGCTTCTCAAACGAGAAGAACTGCAACTCAGGAAATCCGTAATGCTTTTGAAAGTTTTAAAAATTCTCAAAAGATTTTAGCGATCTACCAAAAGGCATTTGTATCCGCCCAAGAAACTTCTCAAAGCCAGGCAAGCGGATATCGTTCCGGTAGAAATAGCAGGATCGAAGCGATTGCCTCCAGAATTGCGATGTTGAATGCGGAGATCACTTATCGCAAAATGTTACACCAACATTCTTTGAATCGTATTGCTCTTGGAGTTGCGATTGGAGAAATTCCACATCTTCCTGGAGAAAAAAAGGAAGAATAA
- a CDS encoding efflux RND transporter permease subunit: MMMAAIILLGSIGFSRMGLSQMPDVDFPIVNVTLNLTGANAQVMETDVVDPIEEVLMTVQGVVEVRSVSTDGSATITVELELKRDVDVAVQEIQTKIAQVSNKLPDDLDPAIIMKSNPDDQPIIWVALTAPNRSDQEKMIFVKTRLKDKFQEIPGVGEIILGGYVDRTINVFLDPIRLLRAELTVNDIINTLTEQNIEVPSGRVQNKLSEVSLRAVGDVPTVEQFSNIYINSRSGAAMFRPIRLREVAKIEDGLDEIRRISRFNGVSSVGLGIKKIKGANAVDVGDLVKEKVEELKPTLPPGFELNISNDNTTFIRDSVHELVFTLILSAVLTGIVCRLFLGNWSSTWNVLLAIPTSVMGTFLILYFAGFTLNTFTLLGLSLATGIVVDDAIMVLENISRHRESGKTWFQASLDGASEIRFAALAATLAIIAIFLPVAFMSGIIGRYFLEFGVTVSVAVALSLFEALSFTPMRASRYRESKEAQKKQKSKSPFTLPADTFFSKLKNVADRFSFFKRMDPVIENFLQFSERIYGKVLEFVIRKPGTVIVSSILFFAFSLIFLFLLKKEFIPPQDMGRFIVRAKMPIGSSIIRTDEAMKKVEGYLSSRPIVEKYMSNVGGMGGTESNTGMFFVTMKDMGKRPKSKKTGREITQSEVFGEFRKNLKELVPEAKFSVQDLSQRGFSAGRGYPVELVLTGPDWATLAKLSDSIREKLDSSKTILDIDTDYVSGQPEVKILPNREAAAVRGVSMANIGNTIGPLMGGRNVSRFTENGRSFDVRVKIDKDKGESTDIIPNIGVRNTYGEIVRLKDVLVLQATNTLKNITRVNRDRSIKIFGNPPKEKGQTWATSEAIRIATEMLPEGYHVEVTGSAKTASDSQSSLSGALILGIIMSFMILASQFNSLKQPFYILLSMPFSFSGALIALWIAGQSFNMYSFIGLILLLGLVKKNSILLVEFVNHVRSEGKNIADAIRIGCPVRLRPVLMTTFSSIAAAIPPALALGPGAETRIPMAITILGGLIVSTLITLVVVPAAYYLMENEKDEVRRYS, from the coding sequence ATGATGATGGCAGCTATCATCCTGTTAGGAAGTATCGGCTTCTCCCGTATGGGTCTTTCCCAGATGCCAGATGTGGACTTCCCGATCGTAAACGTTACCCTTAACTTGACGGGGGCAAACGCTCAGGTTATGGAGACTGACGTTGTCGATCCTATCGAAGAAGTTCTAATGACTGTCCAAGGTGTTGTAGAAGTTCGTTCCGTTTCTACCGACGGTTCGGCGACCATCACTGTGGAGTTGGAACTTAAACGAGACGTGGATGTTGCCGTCCAAGAGATCCAAACTAAGATCGCTCAGGTAAGTAATAAACTTCCGGATGATCTGGATCCCGCGATCATCATGAAATCTAATCCGGATGACCAGCCGATTATCTGGGTTGCATTAACTGCTCCAAACAGAAGTGACCAAGAGAAGATGATCTTCGTAAAGACCAGGCTCAAGGATAAGTTCCAAGAAATTCCTGGAGTAGGGGAGATCATACTCGGCGGTTATGTGGACCGTACAATCAATGTGTTCTTGGATCCGATCCGTCTCTTGAGAGCTGAACTTACAGTAAACGATATCATCAATACATTAACGGAACAGAATATAGAAGTTCCTTCCGGAAGAGTACAAAATAAACTTTCTGAAGTTTCCTTAAGGGCGGTGGGAGATGTTCCAACTGTAGAACAATTTTCTAATATATATATCAACTCCAGAAGTGGCGCCGCTATGTTCCGCCCGATTCGTTTAAGAGAAGTCGCCAAGATCGAAGATGGTTTGGATGAGATCAGAAGAATTTCCAGATTTAACGGAGTTTCTTCAGTCGGCCTTGGGATCAAAAAGATCAAGGGTGCAAACGCTGTAGATGTCGGGGATCTTGTAAAGGAGAAGGTAGAAGAACTTAAGCCGACTCTTCCTCCCGGATTCGAGCTGAATATTTCCAATGATAATACCACTTTTATCAGAGACTCGGTTCACGAATTAGTTTTTACTCTTATACTTTCTGCGGTGCTTACAGGAATTGTATGTAGATTGTTCTTAGGAAATTGGAGTAGTACTTGGAACGTTCTTCTTGCAATTCCTACTTCTGTGATGGGAACTTTTTTGATCCTATATTTTGCAGGTTTTACATTAAACACATTCACATTACTCGGACTCTCTTTAGCGACAGGTATAGTTGTGGATGATGCAATTATGGTACTGGAAAATATCAGTAGGCATAGAGAATCCGGAAAAACTTGGTTTCAGGCGTCGTTGGATGGAGCATCGGAGATCAGATTCGCTGCATTAGCCGCAACACTTGCAATCATTGCAATATTCCTTCCCGTTGCGTTTATGTCTGGGATTATAGGCCGTTACTTTTTGGAGTTCGGAGTTACAGTTTCAGTAGCGGTGGCTCTTTCTCTTTTTGAAGCATTAAGTTTTACTCCTATGAGGGCTTCTCGTTATAGAGAGAGTAAGGAGGCCCAGAAAAAACAAAAATCCAAATCACCGTTCACCTTACCTGCGGATACTTTCTTTTCTAAACTTAAGAATGTCGCGGATCGTTTTTCCTTTTTCAAAAGAATGGATCCAGTCATAGAAAACTTTTTACAATTTTCGGAAAGGATCTATGGGAAAGTTTTGGAATTTGTAATTCGTAAACCTGGAACAGTGATCGTTTCTTCTATTCTATTTTTCGCATTCTCCCTTATATTTTTGTTTTTATTGAAGAAGGAGTTCATTCCTCCCCAAGACATGGGAAGATTTATTGTCAGAGCAAAAATGCCTATAGGTTCTTCTATCATTCGTACAGATGAAGCAATGAAGAAGGTGGAAGGTTATCTCAGTTCTCGCCCAATCGTGGAAAAATACATGAGCAACGTAGGTGGAATGGGAGGAACAGAATCCAATACAGGTATGTTCTTCGTCACCATGAAGGATATGGGGAAACGTCCTAAGAGTAAAAAGACGGGAAGAGAGATCACTCAATCGGAAGTGTTTGGGGAATTCAGAAAGAACCTGAAAGAACTTGTGCCCGAAGCAAAATTCTCCGTCCAAGATCTTTCTCAAAGAGGTTTTAGCGCGGGAAGAGGTTATCCGGTCGAGTTGGTTTTGACCGGACCCGATTGGGCAACACTCGCAAAACTTTCGGATTCTATCCGAGAAAAATTAGATTCTTCTAAAACGATTTTGGATATAGATACCGATTACGTTTCCGGACAACCGGAAGTGAAAATCCTTCCGAATAGAGAAGCAGCCGCAGTTCGCGGTGTGAGTATGGCGAATATCGGTAATACCATCGGACCTTTGATGGGAGGACGTAACGTAAGTCGTTTTACTGAGAATGGTAGAAGTTTCGATGTAAGAGTCAAAATAGACAAGGACAAAGGAGAAAGTACGGATATTATTCCTAATATCGGTGTTAGGAACACTTACGGAGAGATCGTCCGTTTGAAAGACGTCTTAGTCCTTCAGGCAACAAACACTCTTAAAAATATCACCAGAGTGAATCGAGACAGATCTATTAAAATTTTTGGAAACCCTCCTAAGGAAAAAGGGCAAACCTGGGCGACAAGCGAAGCAATTCGTATCGCAACTGAAATGCTTCCTGAAGGTTATCATGTAGAAGTTACAGGTTCTGCAAAGACCGCTTCCGATTCGCAGTCCAGTTTGTCGGGTGCTCTAATTTTAGGGATCATCATGTCTTTTATGATCTTGGCAAGCCAGTTCAATAGTTTGAAACAACCTTTCTACATTCTTCTTTCCATGCCGTTTAGTTTTTCAGGTGCGTTAATCGCTCTTTGGATAGCTGGTCAGTCCTTCAATATGTATAGTTTTATAGGATTAATTTTGCTATTGGGACTTGTGAAGAAGAACTCAATTCTCTTAGTGGAATTTGTAAATCATGTCAGAAGTGAAGGGAAGAATATTGCGGATGCTATCAGGATCGGTTGCCCTGTCCGTTTAAGGCCGGTGCTGATGACGACATTCTCTTCGATTGCGGCGGCTATTCCTCCTGCTTTGGCGTTGGGGCCGGGAGCGGAAACTAGGATCCCAATGGCGATTACAATCTTGGGTGGCCTGATCGTTTCTACATTGATCACTTTGGTGGTCGTCCCTGCCGCTTATTATCTTATGGAAAATGAGAAAGATGAAGTTCGTAGATACTCTTAA
- a CDS encoding isocitrate lyase/PEP mutase family protein → MSSAQNRLGEIFRNLHSKDIFVMPNAWDAGSARMLEGAGYSAIGTTSAGIAFAAGLPDHQIMSKEDMLAEVKSIVDSVGIPVSADLEGGYGIQSSQVAETVKQAIDIGVVGCNIEDLSGDPSSPLLDIKLATERIHTIRKAADQSGISFTLTARTDAFLTNHPNAMEEAIVRCNSYREAGADCLFIPGIGDPKTIGTLVNSINGPLNVVMGLSHNQLTVEELRSLGVRRISIGGSLARACFHLIRQAALEIKNSGTFTYADHQYSHKELCDFFAEYETKTK, encoded by the coding sequence ATGTCTTCTGCACAAAACAGATTAGGCGAAATATTTCGAAATCTACATTCTAAAGATATCTTTGTAATGCCTAATGCATGGGACGCAGGAAGCGCTCGTATGTTGGAAGGTGCAGGGTATTCTGCGATTGGAACTACAAGTGCCGGTATCGCTTTTGCGGCAGGGCTACCGGATCACCAGATCATGAGCAAAGAAGACATGCTTGCCGAAGTAAAATCCATTGTGGATTCCGTAGGAATTCCTGTTAGCGCAGACCTGGAGGGCGGCTACGGGATCCAATCTTCTCAAGTTGCTGAAACTGTAAAACAAGCCATAGACATCGGAGTGGTTGGATGTAATATAGAAGATCTAAGCGGGGACCCTTCTTCTCCTTTATTGGATATCAAACTTGCTACGGAAAGAATTCATACGATTAGAAAGGCCGCAGATCAAAGTGGTATTTCATTTACTCTTACTGCAAGAACGGATGCCTTCTTAACGAATCATCCGAATGCAATGGAAGAAGCGATTGTTCGTTGTAATTCCTACAGAGAAGCAGGAGCAGATTGTCTTTTTATACCTGGGATCGGAGATCCTAAAACGATCGGTACATTAGTAAATTCTATAAATGGCCCGTTGAATGTAGTCATGGGCTTAAGTCATAATCAACTTACGGTTGAGGAATTGAGATCTCTTGGGGTCCGAAGAATTAGTATAGGCGGAAGTCTTGCGCGAGCCTGTTTTCATCTCATCAGACAGGCTGCGCTTGAAATAAAAAACTCAGGCACATTCACCTATGCCGATCATCAGTATTCTCATAAAGAATTATGCGATTTTTTTGCGGAATACGAGACCAAAACAAAATGA